A stretch of Megalobrama amblycephala isolate DHTTF-2021 linkage group LG14, ASM1881202v1, whole genome shotgun sequence DNA encodes these proteins:
- the LOC125246032 gene encoding gastrula zinc finger protein XlCGF8.2DB-like: MAFIKEETEDIKVEFIKEETEDMKIEETFSVKHEDTEEQTDLMALKEASHELKEREEEKEHYDKHHDFMIGERLTQAKKSSSQKRAQKTGTKSYFTCQQCGKSFDQHRNLQVHLRVHTRESPFTCQQCGKSFTHEENLQVHTRIHTGEKPYTCQQCGKSFTVKGNLKVHMRIHTGEKPHTCKQCGKSFSQKGILKDHMRIHTGEKPYTCQECGQSFTVKGNLIVHMRNHTGESPFSCKQCGKSFTGKGNLEIHMRIHTGEKPFICQQCGQSFTHKGNLEIHMRIHTGEKPFTCQQCGQSFTHKGNLKVHMRIHTGEKPYTCTLCGNGFTRERNLRKHMNTHTGEKPFTCDQC, from the exons ATGgcatttattaaagaggagactgaagacataaaggtggagtttattaaagaggagactgaagacatgaagattgaagaaacattcagtgtgaaacatgaagatactgaggaacaaacag ACCTGATGGCACTGAAAGAGGCGAGTCATGAACTTAAGGAAagggaagaagagaaagaacatTACGATAAACATCATGATTTCATGATTGGAGAAAGATTGACACAGGCTAAAAAGTCTTCCTCacaaaaaagagctcaaaagacaggaactaaaagttatttcacctgccaacagtgtggaaagagttttgacCAACATAGAAACCTTCAAGTCCACTTGAGAGTTCACACTAGAGAGAGCCCCTTTacttgccaacagtgtggaaagagtttcacacatgaAGAAAACCTTCAAGTCCACacaagaattcacactggagaaaagccttacacctgccaacaatgtggaaagagttttactgtgaaaggaaaccttaaagtccacatgagaattcatactggagaaaagcctcacacctgcaaacaatgtggaaagagtttcagtcaaaaaggaatccttaaagaccacatgagaattcacactggagaaaagccttatacctgtcaagagtgtggacagagtttcactgtaaaaggaaaccttatagtccacatgagaaatcacactggagagagtccATTTTCCTGtaaacagtgtggaaagagtttcactggAAAAGGAAACCTTgaaatccacatgagaattcacactggagagaaacctttcatcTGCCAGCAATGCGGACAGAGTTTCACACATAAAGGAAACCTTGAgatccacatgagaattcacactggagaaaaacctttcacctgccagcaatgtggacagagttttacacataaaggaaaccttaaagtccacatgagaattcacactggagaaaagccttatacCTGCACTCTGTGCGGGAATGGCTTCACACGGGAACGAAACCTTAGGAAACACATGAATactcacaccggagagaagccttttacatgtgatcagtgttgA